A single Pristis pectinata isolate sPriPec2 chromosome 6, sPriPec2.1.pri, whole genome shotgun sequence DNA region contains:
- the her6 gene encoding LOW QUALITY PROTEIN: hairy-related 6 (The sequence of the model RefSeq protein was modified relative to this genomic sequence to represent the inferred CDS: deleted 3 bases in 3 codons; substituted 1 base at 1 genomic stop codon) yields the protein MPADIMEKSTSSPVPATPANINATPDKPKTASENRKSSKPIMEKRRRARINESLSQLKTLILDALKKDSSRHSKLEKADILEMTVKHLRNLQRAQMTAALSTDPTVLGKYRAGFSECMNEVDPFLIHLRRWFNTEVRTRLLSHLANXMSQINAMNYSQPPPSPAVTGGSHAAFGQPLHVQLPGSGGNGGPLNGVNMPCKLGAADAMPAAAVAAATKVYGGFQLVPASDGQFAFLIPNTAFGPSGQLTAGPIIPLYANANGTALPSAVFPGQQVSHSTVWHCPSVRLPASTVGSHYCCQPG from the exons ATGCCAGCAGATATAATGGAGAAATCGACTTCTTCCCCCGTGCCTGCAACCCCAGCCAATATAAACGCTACACCAGATAAACCAAAAACCGCTTCTGAAAATCGGAAG TCATCCAAACCAATTATGGAAAAGAGACGCCGGGCTAGAATAAATGAAAGTTTAAGCCAACTTAAGACGCTGATCCTGGATGCGCTCAAGAAAGAT AGTTCGAGACATTCAAAGTTGGAAAAAGCTGATATCCTAGAAATGACAGTGAAACATCTCCGAAATCTCCAGCGAGCCCAAATGACTG ctGCTTTGAGTACAGACCCGACAGTTCTGGGTAAATACAGAGCCGGCTTCAGCGAATGTATGAACGAAGTGGACCCGTTTCTTATCCACCTGCGAAGGTGGTTTAACACAGAAGTCCGAACCAGACTCCTGAGTCATTTGGCAAATTGAATGTCTCAGATT AACGCCATGAACTACTCCCAACCGCCCCCCAGCCCAGCTGTGACCGGCGGATCCCACGCTGCTTTTGGGCAGCCCTTGCACGTCCAGCTGCCTGGATCAGGGGGCAACGGGGGTCCCCTGAATGGAGTCAACATGCCTTGTAAACTGGGTGCGGCTGACGCAATGCCTGCAGCAGCGGTTGCCGCTGCCACTAAAGTCTACGGCGGGTTCCAA CTGGTACCAGCATCAGACGGCCAGTTTGCATTCCTCATTCCTAACACGGCGTTT GGACCCAGCGGACAGCTAACGGCAGGACCTATCATCCCTTTGTATGCCAATGCCAACGGAACTGCATTGCCCTCCGCCGTTTTCCCCGGCCAACAGGTCTCCCATTCAACCGTCTGGCATTGCCCCAGCGTCCGGCTTCCCGCTTCCACTGTCGGCAGCCACTACTGCTGTCAGCCCGGTTAG